A single region of the Lactobacillus xylocopicola genome encodes:
- a CDS encoding YqeG family HAD IIIA-type phosphatase has product MLFRPRYTIDAIYHLKTEVLLQMGIKAVFSDLDNTLLAWNEVETAKEMDRLNRRLGDAGIKLVVISNNNAQRVGQVLNPYHIDFVAKARKPLPFAISRKRQELALTKKQVMMVGDQLITDIQAGNLAGVESVLVKPLVETDKWNTRINRFFEKIIFGILGIFRPVTFKETLKNG; this is encoded by the coding sequence ATGTTATTTAGACCGCGTTATACGATTGATGCAATCTACCATCTAAAGACAGAGGTGCTTTTGCAAATGGGAATTAAGGCAGTCTTCTCGGACTTGGACAATACGCTTTTGGCCTGGAATGAAGTTGAAACGGCTAAGGAAATGGACCGGTTGAATCGCCGGCTGGGTGATGCCGGAATCAAGTTGGTTGTTATTTCTAATAATAATGCTCAACGAGTAGGCCAGGTTCTCAATCCGTACCACATTGACTTTGTTGCTAAGGCGCGTAAGCCATTACCATTTGCGATTAGCCGCAAGCGGCAGGAATTAGCTTTAACTAAAAAGCAAGTGATGATGGTCGGCGATCAACTGATTACTGATATTCAGGCTGGCAATTTGGCCGGCGTCGAATCTGTCTTAGTTAAACCTTTGGTTGAGACGGATAAATGGAATACCCGAATTAATCGGTTCTTTGAAAAAATCATTTTTGGCATTTTGGGGATTTTCCGCCCGGTAACTTTTAAGGAGACGTTAAAAAATGGATGA
- the rplT gene encoding 50S ribosomal protein L20, which translates to MPRVKGGTVTRKRRKKVMKLAKGYRGAKHLQFKAASTQLFVSYRYAFRDRRRRKSDFRKLWIARINAAARQNDLSYSKLMHGLKLAGVDINRKMLADIAYNDAETFAKLAATAKKNLK; encoded by the coding sequence ATGCCAAGAGTTAAAGGTGGAACAGTAACACGTAAACGTCGTAAGAAGGTTATGAAGCTTGCCAAGGGTTACCGCGGCGCCAAGCATTTGCAGTTTAAGGCTGCAAGTACCCAATTATTTGTATCTTACAGATACGCATTCCGCGACCGGAGAAGACGCAAGAGCGACTTCAGAAAGTTATGGATTGCTAGAATCAATGCTGCAGCAAGGCAAAACGATCTTTCTTACTCGAAGTTGATGCACGGCTTGAAGTTAGCTGGGGTGGACATTAACCGCAAGATGCTAGCTGATATTGCTTACAACGATGCCGAGACATTTGCAAAATTAGCTGCAACAGCTAAGAAGAATTTAAAATAA
- the rpmI gene encoding 50S ribosomal protein L35, which yields MPKMKTHRASAKRFKRTATGKLKRHHAFTGHRFHGKTKKQRRHLRKAALVSRSDLKRIKQMLSQMR from the coding sequence ATGCCTAAAATGAAAACTCACCGCGCTTCTGCAAAGCGTTTTAAAAGAACTGCTACTGGTAAGCTGAAACGTCATCATGCTTTTACTGGTCACCGTTTCCATGGTAAGACTAAGAAGCAGCGTCGTCATTTGAGAAAGGCTGCTTTAGTTTCACGTAGCGACTTGAAGCGCATTAAACAAATGCTCTCGCAAATGCGTTAA
- the infC gene encoding translation initiation factor IF-3, with the protein MILNDQIRAREVRLINEDGQQVGVVTKTEALRQASSANLDLVLISPNAKPPVARIMDYGKFRFEQQKKVKESRKKSKTVNVKEIRLSPTIEGNDFNTKLKHAQKFLTKEGAKVRVSIRFRGRAITHKELGREVLEKMAEATADIATVISKPKMEGRSMFLMLAPKSDKSK; encoded by the coding sequence ATGATATTAAACGATCAAATTCGTGCTCGCGAAGTTCGTTTAATTAACGAAGATGGTCAACAAGTTGGTGTTGTAACAAAGACTGAAGCCTTGCGCCAAGCAAGCAGTGCAAATTTAGATTTAGTTCTGATTTCGCCCAATGCCAAGCCACCAGTTGCTCGGATTATGGACTATGGTAAGTTCCGCTTTGAACAGCAAAAAAAGGTCAAAGAGTCCCGGAAGAAGTCCAAAACGGTTAACGTTAAAGAAATCCGTCTTAGTCCTACAATCGAGGGCAATGACTTCAACACGAAGTTAAAGCATGCGCAAAAGTTCCTGACTAAAGAGGGTGCTAAAGTACGTGTTTCGATTAGGTTCAGGGGTCGAGCTATCACTCACAAGGAATTAGGACGCGAAGTGCTAGAAAAAATGGCAGAAGCCACCGCGGATATTGCTACTGTAATTAGCAAGCCCAAGATGGAAGGCCGTTCAATGTTCTTGATGCTCGCTCCCAAGAGTGATAAAAGTAAATAG
- a CDS encoding transporter substrate-binding domain-containing protein has translation MKSKIWPTIIIFCSILLTACGKKEADQATLKNVQAAKTITWAIECDKRLFSLTDTKDNIEKGFDVDMAKAVTKEILGSQGKAKFVLATAQSRIPLLKNHNVDAVIATLTITPDRAKIVDFSRPYFQAGQSLLVARNSPIRGIRDLPRKTVIGIVGDNSVEMIKKLVPKAKVVTMQDYGQAVSALKSGQGDALTSDNSVLYGLAVQNPGLAVRGGTFTHEPYGIAVNKHQDAFLKAINRALAKIQRSGEYNQLIKKWFSKVPGFNYRKMYYQGK, from the coding sequence ATGAAAAGTAAGATTTGGCCAACTATCATCATATTTTGTAGTATTTTGCTAACTGCTTGTGGAAAAAAAGAAGCAGACCAGGCGACATTAAAGAACGTTCAAGCAGCTAAAACAATCACTTGGGCGATTGAATGTGATAAGCGCTTGTTTAGTTTGACTGACACTAAGGATAATATTGAAAAGGGCTTTGATGTTGATATGGCCAAAGCGGTCACGAAAGAAATTTTGGGTTCGCAGGGCAAGGCTAAGTTTGTCCTGGCTACTGCACAATCGCGTATTCCCTTGCTCAAGAACCATAATGTTGATGCGGTTATTGCTACGTTAACCATTACTCCAGACCGTGCAAAAATAGTTGATTTTTCGCGGCCATATTTTCAAGCCGGCCAGTCTCTGTTGGTTGCGCGTAATTCCCCAATCAGGGGTATTCGTGATCTCCCGCGCAAGACTGTCATTGGCATTGTTGGTGATAATTCAGTTGAAATGATCAAAAAATTGGTTCCCAAAGCCAAAGTAGTAACTATGCAAGATTATGGTCAGGCTGTTTCAGCCTTGAAGTCAGGCCAAGGGGACGCACTGACTAGTGATAATAGCGTGCTGTACGGCTTAGCGGTTCAAAATCCGGGTTTAGCAGTCCGCGGCGGCACGTTCACCCACGAGCCATATGGTATTGCGGTCAATAAGCATCAGGATGCCTTTCTTAAGGCCATTAATCGGGCCCTTGCCAAGATTCAGAGGAGCGGAGAGTACAATCAGTTAATCAAGAAGTGGTTCAGTAAAGTTCCAGGTTTTAACTACCGAAAAATGTACTACCAGGGTAAATAA
- the thrS gene encoding threonine--tRNA ligase has protein sequence MGFSIILPDGAQKNYDQAVTIGEVARSISTSLGKAALAGTVDGKLRPVDFEITHAAQVAIITDRDEAGLAVLRATVAFVLEAVAKQAYPQMRLGEHAADEEGFFVDTDKKNQIKISELPELEKAVQKAIKAGDRIEAVLMPKAELAELFKDDPFKLDLLDQEADEVQAYRLGDFVDFGFKALLPNTGKIKQFKLLSVAGAYWQGQSSNPMLQRITGTAFFKKADLDEDLKRRAEIKERDHRTIGRDLDLFFVDPKVGAGLPYWLPKGATIRRVVERYIIDKEVAAGYQHVNTPVLMNLDAYKTSGHWAHYRDDMFPPMDMGDGEMLELRPMNCPSHIQIYKHHIRSYRELPIRIAELGMMHRYEKSGALSGLQRVREMTLNDGHTFVTLEQVQKEFAKTLKLITDVYEDFDITDYYFRLSYRDPKNTEKYFANDEMWERSQSMLKKAMDDMGLDYVEAEGEAAFYGPKLDIQTKTALGADETMSTIQLDFMLPEQFDLSYVGQDGEDHRPVMIHRGIVGTMERFIAYLMEIYKGAFPTWLAPIQVEVIPVNLDAHSDYAKQVRDELNKQGFRAETDLRNEKLGYKIRETQTQKIPYTLVLGDKEMKTNSVNVRRYGTEEEVAKSLTEFSQEIAQDVQAYSRKH, from the coding sequence ATGGGTTTTTCAATTATTTTGCCAGATGGCGCCCAAAAGAACTATGACCAGGCAGTCACCATCGGTGAAGTAGCACGTAGCATTTCAACTTCTTTAGGTAAGGCGGCACTTGCCGGCACCGTTGACGGCAAATTGCGGCCAGTTGACTTTGAGATTACGCATGCTGCCCAGGTGGCAATTATTACTGATCGAGATGAGGCCGGGCTTGCAGTCTTGCGGGCAACTGTCGCATTCGTGTTAGAAGCGGTGGCCAAGCAAGCATATCCGCAAATGCGTTTGGGAGAACATGCAGCAGATGAAGAGGGCTTTTTTGTTGATACTGATAAGAAAAATCAGATCAAGATTAGCGAGTTACCTGAACTGGAAAAGGCGGTTCAAAAAGCGATTAAGGCTGGCGACCGGATTGAAGCCGTACTAATGCCAAAAGCAGAGCTAGCAGAACTTTTCAAAGATGATCCTTTTAAGCTGGACTTGTTAGACCAGGAAGCCGATGAAGTGCAAGCATATCGGTTAGGCGACTTTGTTGATTTTGGCTTTAAAGCCCTATTGCCTAATACTGGTAAAATCAAACAATTTAAGTTGCTGTCGGTGGCTGGTGCATACTGGCAAGGGCAGTCGTCTAATCCAATGCTGCAGCGCATTACCGGTACTGCCTTTTTCAAAAAGGCAGACTTGGATGAAGATCTCAAGCGCCGAGCTGAAATTAAGGAGCGCGACCACCGGACGATTGGCCGCGATTTGGACCTCTTCTTTGTTGACCCGAAAGTGGGCGCAGGCTTACCATACTGGCTACCTAAGGGTGCAACTATTCGCCGGGTGGTTGAGCGCTACATTATTGATAAGGAAGTGGCTGCTGGTTACCAACACGTTAATACGCCAGTGCTAATGAACCTGGATGCCTACAAGACTTCCGGTCACTGGGCGCACTACCGCGATGACATGTTTCCACCGATGGATATGGGTGACGGTGAAATGTTAGAGTTACGACCGATGAATTGTCCGTCCCATATTCAAATTTACAAGCATCACATCCGCTCCTATCGTGAGTTGCCGATTCGGATTGCTGAATTAGGCATGATGCACCGCTATGAAAAGTCTGGGGCCTTGTCAGGGCTGCAGCGGGTCCGCGAAATGACCTTAAACGATGGCCACACCTTTGTTACTTTGGAACAAGTACAGAAGGAATTTGCCAAGACGCTGAAGTTAATTACCGATGTCTATGAAGACTTTGATATTACTGATTACTACTTTAGACTTTCATATCGTGATCCTAAGAACACTGAGAAGTACTTTGCCAACGATGAGATGTGGGAGCGCAGCCAGTCAATGCTAAAGAAGGCTATGGATGATATGGGACTCGATTATGTTGAAGCTGAAGGTGAAGCTGCCTTTTATGGTCCTAAGCTCGATATTCAAACTAAGACTGCTCTGGGAGCAGATGAGACAATGTCAACAATCCAGTTAGACTTTATGTTGCCGGAACAGTTTGATCTATCATATGTTGGACAAGATGGCGAGGATCATCGTCCGGTGATGATTCACCGCGGTATTGTTGGAACAATGGAACGGTTCATTGCCTATTTGATGGAAATTTACAAGGGTGCCTTTCCAACTTGGTTGGCTCCGATTCAGGTAGAAGTTATTCCGGTTAATTTGGACGCTCACTCTGATTATGCTAAACAAGTTCGTGATGAACTCAATAAGCAGGGCTTTCGGGCAGAGACAGATCTGCGCAATGAAAAATTAGGCTACAAGATTCGGGAGACACAAACCCAAAAGATCCCATATACGCTTGTTCTGGGAGATAAGGAAATGAAGACTAATTCAGTCAACGTTCGCCGCTATGGCACAGAGGAAGAAGTGGCTAAGAGTTTGACCGAGTTTAGTCAAGAAATTGCTCAAGACGTTCAAGCATATTCAAGGAAACATTAG
- the dnaI gene encoding primosomal protein DnaI — MQSIGDFMDKNIASLAQKENPAAIREQVLAEPKVRAFLKAHADQITPDMIEKSLSNLYEFCMQQHKQDPVTRDYQPQLILNSNAIDLQYAPKASKIAHDSELKARKNVSLINLPQSLHEVSLSELEVTKGRTDALAEIRQFLAKYQENVHQKGLYLYGNFGIGKTYMLAGLANQLAAWNKKVVFLHVPTFIATLSSHFGDNSLPDELQRISNCDVLILDDIGAETLSQWSRDEVLAVILQSRMDNVLPTFFSANMAMDDLEEHFKETKNALDPVKAARLLERVRTLATEVTVSGQNRRR; from the coding sequence ATGCAATCGATTGGTGACTTTATGGATAAAAATATTGCGAGTTTAGCCCAAAAAGAAAATCCGGCAGCGATCCGGGAACAGGTTCTGGCAGAGCCTAAAGTGCGAGCGTTTCTTAAAGCCCATGCGGACCAGATTACCCCAGATATGATTGAAAAAAGTTTGTCCAACCTCTATGAATTTTGCATGCAGCAGCATAAGCAGGATCCGGTGACCAGGGACTACCAGCCCCAGCTGATTTTGAATAGTAATGCAATCGATTTACAATATGCTCCGAAAGCTAGTAAGATTGCTCATGATTCCGAGCTCAAGGCCAGGAAAAATGTCAGCTTGATTAACTTACCGCAGTCTTTACATGAAGTTAGCCTGAGCGAACTGGAAGTGACAAAAGGGCGGACGGACGCATTAGCAGAAATTCGACAATTTTTAGCCAAATACCAGGAAAATGTTCACCAAAAGGGTCTGTACCTTTATGGTAATTTTGGCATCGGCAAAACCTACATGCTGGCTGGCCTAGCTAACCAGCTGGCGGCTTGGAACAAAAAGGTGGTGTTCTTGCATGTCCCAACCTTTATCGCCACGCTGTCCAGTCACTTTGGTGATAATTCTTTGCCAGATGAGCTTCAGCGTATTTCTAACTGTGATGTGTTGATTTTAGATGATATTGGTGCCGAAACGCTTAGCCAGTGGTCTCGGGATGAGGTACTCGCAGTTATTTTGCAGAGCCGCATGGACAATGTTCTTCCGACCTTTTTTTCAGCAAATATGGCAATGGACGACTTGGAAGAACACTTCAAGGAAACTAAGAATGCCCTTGATCCGGTCAAGGCGGCGCGGCTGTTAGAGCGGGTGCGAACACTGGCAACTGAAGTGACAGTTTCGGGTCAGAACCGGCGAAGGTAA
- a CDS encoding DnaD domain protein, with protein MSKTPNPKQPFFITNRVEVSAPELRTLVKLYQPLVGSQALALYLSLNEDYRSDAILSDSQAIYQLFEQLDCDGKSLFAALHKLEAVGLVQTRLANNEIMGEVLLFQLTSVPSSSEFFATALLASLLKEKVGVTAFQKLSRDFARESKRNENQVNGMQNAQDISASFMEVFRLPAAEAIDPSLEVKQAARENQPQKDARARINEDDHIDWDFMKQQFEIYQIAGPEIDRNREAIRGVMRTYGLSEQEFVDEALPCLHGDYQLNMTLVKQTIAASVHADRTRQQMKAATPTTANRASSGAGLEPQAQKVLQLAQTKSPAQFLYKLKTAKNDYVDASEYKVIDSLYNEKGIPAELLNILTYACLKSGSNISYRLANKILHDWLQHGVKDGRQALEYLAQREQNKGQYQRLYAPQKRVEKGTDWSKHQAKERTDVSADDLKNFFKNLEDETGLS; from the coding sequence GTGTCTAAGACCCCTAATCCCAAGCAGCCCTTCTTCATTACTAACCGGGTAGAGGTGTCCGCGCCAGAATTGCGTACCTTGGTCAAGCTTTATCAACCATTGGTGGGCTCCCAGGCACTAGCTCTTTACCTAAGTTTAAACGAGGATTACCGTTCTGATGCAATTTTGTCGGACTCCCAGGCCATCTATCAATTGTTTGAACAACTAGACTGTGACGGTAAGAGTCTTTTTGCAGCCCTTCATAAGCTGGAAGCGGTGGGGCTAGTGCAGACCCGTCTGGCCAATAATGAAATTATGGGTGAAGTTTTACTTTTTCAGCTGACCAGCGTGCCAAGTAGCAGTGAATTTTTTGCGACCGCGTTGTTAGCCAGCCTACTTAAGGAAAAGGTGGGCGTTACTGCCTTTCAAAAATTGAGTCGCGACTTTGCTCGTGAAAGTAAGCGCAATGAAAATCAGGTTAACGGTATGCAGAATGCCCAAGACATTTCGGCCTCGTTTATGGAAGTTTTTCGCTTACCGGCAGCAGAAGCAATTGACCCTTCGCTTGAAGTTAAGCAAGCCGCGCGCGAAAACCAGCCTCAAAAGGATGCTAGAGCTAGAATTAATGAAGATGACCACATTGATTGGGACTTTATGAAGCAGCAGTTTGAAATTTATCAAATTGCTGGCCCTGAAATTGATCGCAACCGTGAAGCAATTCGCGGCGTAATGCGGACCTATGGCTTGTCGGAGCAGGAATTCGTAGATGAGGCGCTGCCTTGTTTGCACGGCGATTACCAGCTTAATATGACTTTGGTGAAGCAGACCATAGCAGCCAGCGTACATGCGGATCGCACGCGCCAACAAATGAAGGCAGCAACGCCGACAACTGCTAACCGCGCCAGCAGTGGCGCTGGCTTAGAACCGCAAGCACAAAAGGTTCTGCAGTTGGCCCAGACCAAGTCGCCGGCCCAATTTTTGTATAAACTAAAAACAGCTAAAAATGACTATGTAGATGCTAGTGAGTATAAGGTAATTGATAGTTTATATAATGAAAAGGGTATTCCGGCGGAGCTGCTCAACATCTTAACTTATGCTTGCCTGAAGAGTGGTTCCAATATTTCTTATCGATTAGCCAATAAGATTTTGCATGACTGGCTGCAGCACGGGGTCAAAGATGGTCGTCAAGCCCTTGAATATCTGGCCCAAAGAGAGCAGAATAAGGGACAATACCAGCGTCTTTATGCGCCCCAGAAGCGGGTTGAAAAAGGAACTGATTGGAGCAAGCATCAGGCAAAGGAAAGGACAGATGTTTCGGCGGATGATTTGAAAAACTTTTTCAAAAATCTTGAAGACGAAACCGGGTTAAGTTAG
- the nrdR gene encoding transcriptional regulator NrdR has protein sequence MECPNCRQNASRVIDSRPSDENRAIRRRRECENCGFRFTTFERVETTPLLVIKNDGTREPFSRKKILHGVMAAGQKRPITSVQFEQLVDHVENKVRQQGISEISSKKIGQLVMDELANIDDVAYIRFASIYREFKDMSSFMKTMEDMMAKREKGD, from the coding sequence ATGGAATGTCCTAATTGTCGGCAAAATGCCTCACGCGTAATTGATTCGCGTCCCAGTGATGAAAATCGGGCAATCAGACGGCGGCGTGAATGTGAAAATTGTGGTTTTCGCTTCACCACTTTTGAACGGGTTGAAACGACTCCCTTATTGGTCATTAAAAATGACGGAACACGTGAACCGTTTAGCCGAAAAAAAATTCTCCATGGTGTGATGGCAGCAGGGCAAAAGCGTCCAATTACTAGCGTCCAATTCGAGCAACTCGTTGACCACGTTGAAAATAAGGTAAGGCAACAAGGCATTAGCGAAATCTCGTCCAAGAAGATTGGGCAATTAGTGATGGATGAACTAGCTAATATTGATGATGTTGCTTATATTCGTTTTGCCTCGATCTACCGTGAGTTCAAAGATATGTCGAGCTTCATGAAGACCATGGAAGATATGATGGCTAAGCGCGAGAAGGGGGATTAA
- the coaE gene encoding dephospho-CoA kinase (Dephospho-CoA kinase (CoaE) performs the final step in coenzyme A biosynthesis.), producing MTLVLGLTGGIASGKSTADRFFSQNQVPLIDSDQIAHDLLNVGAAGYAAVVEQFGPAIVNSDQSINRAKLGQLVFAKPAQREVLNNITHPLIFREIQTKITQNRQAKVPLVVFDAPLLFESGGQKYCDRTLLIALPAQLQLERLMARDRLSRQAALERIHSQMSLAQKAKLADYVIANTGTIEELESKLKKLLGELKKED from the coding sequence ATGACGTTGGTCTTGGGCCTAACGGGCGGGATTGCGAGCGGTAAAAGCACTGCTGACCGTTTTTTTAGCCAAAACCAGGTTCCCCTGATTGATAGCGACCAAATTGCGCACGATCTTTTAAATGTTGGAGCTGCCGGTTATGCTGCGGTAGTAGAGCAATTTGGCCCAGCAATTGTCAACTCTGACCAAAGTATTAACCGGGCTAAACTAGGACAGTTGGTGTTTGCTAAACCAGCGCAACGGGAAGTTTTGAATAATATTACCCACCCGTTGATTTTTCGGGAAATTCAGACTAAAATTACGCAAAATAGGCAAGCTAAAGTCCCGCTGGTGGTTTTTGATGCTCCGCTATTGTTTGAGTCTGGCGGCCAAAAATACTGTGACCGCACCTTGCTAATCGCTTTACCCGCACAATTGCAGTTGGAACGGTTGATGGCGCGGGATCGGCTAAGCCGCCAAGCAGCCCTAGAGAGAATTCACAGTCAAATGTCGCTAGCCCAAAAAGCTAAGTTGGCTGACTATGTCATTGCTAATACTGGTACAATAGAAGAATTAGAGAGCAAGCTAAAAAAATTGCTAGGTGAACTAAAGAAGGAGGACTAA
- the mutM gene encoding bifunctional DNA-formamidopyrimidine glycosylase/DNA-(apurinic or apyrimidinic site) lyase has product MPEMPEVETVRRTLLPLIKGKTIKEVKLWYPKIIASDPLEFTSQLAGKKIVTIDRYAKYLLLRLSGQLTIVSHLRMEGKYRLVRASDPKGKHDHVQFVFTDGTGLRYNDVRKFGRMQLVKTGTEKIVTGISKLGVEPNSSGFTKAALVKGMAGKNKSIKNALLDQSVVAGLGNIYVDEVLWESKIHPLSMANQISKYKLGQLHDNINALIALAIAERGTTVHTYLDANGQTGGFQKMLRVYGHQGEPCQRCGTPLEKIKVTGRGTTYCPHCQVLYK; this is encoded by the coding sequence ATGCCAGAAATGCCGGAGGTTGAAACGGTTCGGCGCACCTTGTTGCCGTTAATTAAAGGAAAAACCATCAAAGAAGTTAAGCTGTGGTATCCCAAGATTATTGCCAGTGACCCACTGGAATTTACTAGTCAGCTTGCCGGTAAAAAAATCGTGACGATTGACCGCTATGCCAAGTACTTACTGCTTCGTCTTAGTGGACAGTTAACAATTGTGTCGCACTTGCGCATGGAAGGAAAGTATCGCTTAGTAAGGGCTTCTGATCCGAAGGGGAAGCACGATCATGTTCAGTTTGTTTTTACCGATGGAACAGGCTTACGCTATAATGATGTGCGTAAATTCGGGCGGATGCAGTTGGTGAAGACGGGAACGGAAAAAATCGTAACCGGGATTAGTAAACTAGGTGTGGAACCCAATTCAAGTGGCTTTACCAAAGCTGCCCTGGTCAAGGGCATGGCCGGCAAAAATAAGAGCATTAAAAATGCCCTGCTGGACCAATCCGTCGTGGCGGGGCTAGGCAATATATATGTCGACGAGGTCCTATGGGAAAGCAAAATTCATCCCTTGAGTATGGCCAACCAAATTTCTAAGTACAAGCTTGGTCAACTTCATGACAACATTAACGCGCTGATTGCACTTGCCATTGCGGAACGTGGGACGACCGTCCACACTTATCTTGATGCCAACGGACAGACCGGTGGTTTTCAGAAAATGCTGCGCGTTTATGGTCACCAGGGTGAACCATGTCAGCGCTGTGGTACCCCCCTCGAGAAGATCAAAGTTACGGGACGCGGGACGACCTACTGCCCGCACTGCCAGGTGTTGTACAAATGA